A single window of Channa argus isolate prfri chromosome 12, Channa argus male v1.0, whole genome shotgun sequence DNA harbors:
- the LOC137137763 gene encoding endonuclease domain-containing 1 protein-like, whose product MMTPLKTWCLLYLSVLLLLLSIAPTLSEVVQSMTQCEGFFLRESPPNIPDILEKGKFYKQQRYKRICQTYNDEKRFVTLYDTKNKIPVFSAFKFRGAGVDTKKLCFSRPPWKIEPQLEHLRRGRNMQDCNSVKYNHQASDQDYKDQVRYSRGHLFPCSYAFNESDKKSTFTLTNTVPQVQSFNEGSWGKMETCVKCVLEGYCLQNEGYVVTGALPGRDKLNNRVNVPSILWSAFCCYSDKKNKWLASAFWELNGQSKREYMHTNTLEQLQKKWEKITRKTGFEVFPGTNCPLKETVAELYHEINNKKKKKKCQCPSKAATTSFHFPHAWLKKTG is encoded by the exons ATGATGACTCCCCTTAAGACGTGGTGTCTCTTGTacctctctgtcctcctcctcctcctatccATCGCTCCCACACTATCTGAAGTGGTGCAGTCGATGACACAGTGTGAAGGATTTTTCCTTAGGGAATCTCCTCCAAACATCCCAGACATCTTGGAGAAGGGCAAATTTTATAAGCAGCAGCGATACAAACGCATATGCCAGACTTATAATGATGAGAAAAGGTTTGTGACACTGTATGACACCAAGAACAAAATCCCAGTGTTTTCTGCTTTCAAGTTCAGAGGGGCAGGAGTTGACACAAAAAAGCTCTGTTTCTCCAGGCCCCCGTGGAAGATAGAGCCACAG CTTGAACACCTGAGGAGGGGCAGAAACATGCAGGATTGTAACAGTGTGAAGTACAACCACCAGGCCAGTGACCAGGATTATAAAGATCAAGTTAGATACAGTAGGGGCCATTTATTTCCATGTTCCTATGCATTTAATGAAAGTGATAAAAAGTCTACGTTCACTCTGACAAATACGGTTCCACAAGTTCAATCGTTCAACGAGGGCAGCTGGGGGAAAATGGAAACCTGTGTCAAGTGTGTCCTGGAAGGATACTGCCTGCAGAATGAAGGCTACGTTGTGACTGGAGCACTGCCTGGTAGAGACAAGCTCAATAACAGGGTTAATGTACCTTCGATACTCTGGTCGGCTTTTTGCTGTTACAGCGACAAAAAGAACAAGTGGCTAGCGAGTGCGTTCTGGGAACTCAATGGCCAATCTAAAAGAGAATATATGCATACAAACACTTTGGAACAACTTCAAAAGAAATGGGAGAAAATAACTAGAAAAACAGGATTTGAGGTATTTCCTGGAACAAATTGTCCTCTCAAAGAAACTGTTGCTGAGCTTTACcatgaaattaataataaaaaaaaaaaaaaaaaatgccagtgTCCATCCAAAGCTGCAACCACATCATTCCATTTTCCACATGCATGGCTTAAGAAGACAGGGTAA
- the LOC137137772 gene encoding endonuclease domain-containing 1 protein-like, with amino-acid sequence MSMKTWCLLSLPVLLLLSIAPTEAEVVQPMSDCKGFLLDENTPQIPGILVDGEIQDQNRYKAICQTYNDERRFVTLYDTTNRIPVFSAYKYKGENKGTPRPSWKIEPQLEDPNGDKNMQGSELDHYEHQASNKDYDDEKDYDRGHLFPRSFAYSEDDKISTFTLTNIVPQAKNFNQVSWVNMEKCLRCILLRFCKNSNNIPEGYVVTGAQPGTGKLKERVNIPSVLWSAFCCYNNGRNRWIANSFWGNNVQASPDNKIHTSPLQDPIGNQQYEFFPGSQCPVDTTADQTIRQIKHNCPCPP; translated from the exons ATGTCCATGAAGACGTGGTGTCTCCTGTCCCTCCCTGTCCTCCTTCTTCTGTCCATCGCTCCCACAGAAGCTGAAGTGGTGCAGCCAATGTCAGACTGTAAGGGGTTTCTTCTTGACGAAAACACTCCACAGATCCCAGGAATCTTGGTTGATGGTGAGATCCAGGACCAGAACCGATACAAAGCCATCTGCCAGACTTATAATGATGAGAGAAGGTTTGTGACGCTCTATGACACCACAAACAGAATCCCAGTGTTTTCTGCTTACAAGtacaaaggagaaaataaaggaaCACCCAGGCCTTCTTGGAAGATAGAGCCACAG ctTGAAGACCCAAATGGTGACAAAAACATGCAGGGTAGTGAGCTTGATCATTACGAGCACCAGGCCAGTAACAAGGACTATGATGATGAGAAGGACTACGACAGGGGCCATTTATTTCCACGTTCTTTTGCATATAGTGAAGATGACAAAATCTCAACGTTCACTCTGACAAACATTGTTCCACAAGCAAAAAACTTTAATCAGGTCAGCTGGGTAAATATGGAGAAATGCCTCAGATGTATCCTGCTAAGATTTTGCAAAAACAGTAATAATATCCCTGAAGGCTACGTAGTGACCGGAGCACAGCCTGGAACAGGAAAACTCAAAGAGAGGGTTAATATTCCCTCAGTGCTCTGGTCGGCTTTCTGCTGCTACAATAATGGCAGGAACAGGTGGATAGCAAATTCATTCTGGGGCAACAATGTTCAAGCTTCACctgataataaaatacatacaagtCCACTGCAAGATCCCATTGGGAACCAACAATATGAGTTTTTTCCTGGATCACAGTGTCCTGTTGACACAACTGCTGATCAAACAATCAGACAAATTAAACATAACTGCCCTTGTCCACCTTGA
- the LOC137137767 gene encoding endonuclease domain-containing 1 protein-like, whose product MMTSLKMWCLLSLCVLLSIAPTLSEVLQAMTQCEGFLLGEKSPEVPKILEKGEIQQKQRYKAICQTYKNVSTFVTLYDTKNKIPVLSAYKYTGAEGGRPKKDVWKIEPQLEDSKSNKNIKESDRANYNNQASDNNYINNENYSRGHLFPSSYARDRNGKESTCTLTNIVPQVQDFNENSWYRMESCVKCVLDRHCRNNNDDPEAYLLTGAQPGTKKLNNKVNIPTMLWSAFCCYNQTNRKWLASAFWANNVEDKSPNVYVATRTLQQLYDKLSTGSKTFNAFPGGQNCPLQETVAQLYPALNRKCYCQRPHQRGG is encoded by the exons ATGATGACTTCCCTGAAGATGTGGTGTCTCCTGTCCCTCTGTGTCCTTCTGTCTATCGCTCCCACACTATCTGAAGTGTTGCAGGCGATGACACAGTGTGAAGGGTTTCTTCTTGGGGAAAAATCTCCAGAGGTCCCAAAAATCCTGGAAAAGGGTGAAATCCAGCAAAAACAGAGATACAAAGCCATCTGCCAGACTTATAAGAATGTCAGCACGTTTGTGACGCTCTACGACACTAAGAACAAGATCCCAGTGCTCTCTGCTTACAAGTACACAGGGGCAGAGGGAGGAAGACCCAAAAAGGATGTTTGGAAGATTGAGCCACAG CTTGAAGACTCAAAgagtaacaaaaacataaaggaaAGTGACCGTGCTAATTACAACAACCAGGCCAGTgacaataattatataaataatgaaaactatAGTAGAGGTCATTTATTTCCATCTTCTTATGCACGTGATAGAAATGGTAAAGAGTCGACTTGCACACTGACAAACATCGTTCCACAAGTACAAGATTTCAATGAGAACAGCTGGTACAGAATGGAGAGTTGTGTCAAATGTGTCCTGGATCGACACTGCAGAAACAATAATGATGATCCTGAAGCCTACTTACTGACAGGAGCACAGCCTGGTACAAAGAAACTCAACAACAAGGTTAATATTCCCACAATGCTCTGGTCGGCTTTCTGCTGTTACAAtcagacaaacagaaagtggCTGGCCAGTGCGTTCTGGGCAAACAATGTTGAAGATAAGTCCCCTAATGTATATGTAGCAACAAGGACACTGCAACAACTCTATGATAAACTGAGCACtggcagcaaaacatttaatgcatttcCTGGAGGACAAAACTGTCCTCTACAAGAAACTGTTGCTCAGCTTTACCCTGCATTAAATCGAAAATGCTACTGTCAACGCCCACACcaaagaggaggatga